Genomic window (Roseimicrobium gellanilyticum):
GTGACCCCAGCGGGAAGTCTGCCGAGCGCTCCCTGCTGACCAAGGAACAGATCCAGGCGAACGTGGACGCGGTGCGCCCCCAGCTCGCGAAGCTGCTCGACTTCGACACGAAGGTGAACCCCGCCCGCCTCATGGACAATGCGGACTGGTTCGGCCCCATCACCTACCTCGATTTCCTGCGCGACGTGGGCAAGCATTTCACCGTCAACCAGATGGTGGCCAAGGAGAGCGTGCGCGCCCGCATGGAGGACCGCGACGTGGGCATCAGCTACACGGAGTTCAGCTACATGCTGCTCCAGTCCTACGACTACTACCACCTCGCGAAGGAGTTCAATTGCGAGCTCCAGATCGGTGGCTCCGACCAGTGGGGAAACATCACCACGGGCATCGACCTTGTGCGCAAGAAGCTCGGCCAGCATGCCTATGGCATGACCCTGCCGCTCATCACGAAGTCGGACGGCACGAAGTTCGGCAAGACCGAAGGTGGCGCCATCTGGCTCGATCCGAAGCGCACCAGCGTCTACAAGTTCTACCAGTTCTGGATCAACACAGATGACCGCGACGTGGTGAAGTACCTCAAGTTCTTCACCTTCCTGCCGCATGGTGAGATCACGGACCTGGAGAAGTCTCATGTGGACAATCCCGGCGCTCGTCGCGCGCACCAGGCACTCGCCCAGTCCATCACCACGCTGATTCACGGAGACGTCGCATGCAATGACGCCATCCGCGCGAGCGAGATCCTCTTCGGTGGAACGCTCGATGGCATCTCCGAGTCCACGCTCGATATCCTGAGCGAGGAAGTGCCGACCGCGCAGGTCACCACCGAGCAGCTCGGTGGTGAAGGCTTGTCACTGGTAGACGCCCTCGTGACTGCTGGCCTCTCCCAGAGCAAGGGGCAAGCCCGCAAGGACATCGAAGGCGGTGGTGTATATCTCAATGGCGAACGCGCCGCATCCGCCACCCAAAAGGTCACTACGGACTCTGCGCTCTACGGTCGCTATCTGCTGCTGCGCAAGGGCAAACGGAACTACGCGCTGCTCACCCTCTAGCAAGCATGAGCGTGTCCACTCCCAAGCGCATCGGATTCCTTCGTCCCGCCCGTCTTACCAACGGCTACACGGCTGCCACACGCTTTGCCGCGCATCATGCCGGTCGCATCGATGGCATGGATGCCTTCACGCCGGTGCCCTTCGCTTCGCACGCGGAGGTCATCGCGGCGCAGGCGCGCGGAGACATCGATTTCGGAGTCATCGCCATCGAGAACACCCTCGATGGCATCATCGTGGAATGCGTGAAGGATCTGGAGCGTCTGTTTGAAGGAAACCAGACCCGTCGCACCTGGGTGGTGTGGGAGGAGCTTCTTCCCATCCAGCACTTCCTGATGACACAGAGCGGCACGCTTGATGGCGTGGAGGCGATTCGCAGCCACCACAGCGCGATCCGCCAGTGCTCGAAGGTGCTACAGCGACTCAAGGACCACCTGAACATCCGCGTGGAGCAGGCGGAGAGCACCGGAGCTGCCACCGTGGAAGCGGCCAATGAACCCACCATCGGGGCCATCGCCTCCCGTGAAGCACTGGATGTGTACAGCGACCGTCTGCGTGCCGTGGATCTCGCGGTGCTGGAGCGTGATCACCAGCTCGGCCTGGAGCAGACAGAGCGTCTCTCGGACTATGCCAATGGCTTCACCCGCTTCTGGATTCTGGGCGATGAACGCCATCTCATGGAGCTGGGCACCGCCAGGCTCAACGGCACGGAGCACACGCTGAACAAGACCTGTTTTCTCTTCAACCTGCCCAACGAAACAGGCACCTTGCACGAGGCGCTGGGCATCATCCGCCGGGAGAATATCTTCCTCTCCATCATCTACCCGTTCCCCCGGGTGGAGCGCGACTTCGAGTACATGTTCTTCGTGGAGGTGGAGGGCCACATCCATGATGAAGCCGTGCGCGCCGTGCTGGAGGGCATCAATGCCACCTACCCGCAGCGCCCGGACAGCCCGCCCTCGTGTGTGTGGCTGGGTTCCTTCCCGAACACCGAGCTGCTGAAGCAGCACCCGGAGCATCAGCGCGGCTTCCGCGAACGTTATTATCCCAAGGAGATGAAGTGGGGCGACTGAACCCCATCCCACACGCTCCGCTCAAGTTAGTCATCCATGTCCTTTGTCGATACCTTCAATGCCCTGCCCGAGCAGAAATCACCCCTGCTTCGCAAGCTGATGGCATTGCTGGAGCCCAAGTCTCCGAAGCAGCTCGAAGCCATGGCCGCGGAGGCGGCGGCACTCACCCGATTGCACTTCGGCAAGACGATGCGGCTCTTCGCCCCGCTGTATCTCTCCAACGAGTGCGTGAACAACTGCGCGTACTGCGGCTTCTCGCGGGACAATCCCATCTTCCGCGTCACGCTGAACGTGGATCAGGTCATCAAGGAAGCGAAGCACCTGGAATCCCAGGGCTTCCGCCACATCCTGCTGGTCGCGGGTGAGCACCCGAAGTTCGTCTCGAATGGCTACCTGGAGGAGTGCATCCGCGCCATCAAGCCCTTCATCCCCACCGTGGGCATCGAGGTCGGTCCCATGGAGCAGCCGGAGTATGAACGCATGGTGCACGCCGGCTCCGAGGGCCTCGTGGTGTATCAGGAAACATACGACCGCACTGCCTACAATGAATACCACACTGCCGGTCCGAAGAAGGATTTCGACTGGCGTCTGGAGTGCCCCGAGCGCGGCTATCATGGAGGCTTCCGCCGCATCGGCCTCGGTGCCTTGCTGGGTCTCGCGGACTGGCGCACGGAAGCACTCGGGCTCGCCGCGCATCTGGAGTACATGCAGAACCATGGCTGGAAGGCCAGCTACACCATCGCTTTCCCACGTCTGCGTCCTGCCGCTGGAAGCTTCGAACCGAAGTTCCCGGTGGATGACGCGAAGTTCATCCAACTCCTCTGCGCCTTCCGCCTCTGCTTCCCGCAGGTGGGCATCGTGCTGAGCACGCGTGAGTCCCCCGCCCTGCGTGATGCGCTGCTGCCCATCTGCATCACCACCATGAGCGCCGGCAGCCACACCGAACCCGGCGGCTACACCGGCGAAGGCCGCGATGATCTGCACCTCACCGTGAAAGGTCGCCGTGTCGAGCTTCAGCAGAAATCTTCCTGCGATGAAGCCACAGGCCAGTTCGACATTTCGGACCATCGCACTCCGCAGGAGATTTCAGACCTCATCACCCGCCGGGGTTTTGACCCCGTGTGGAAGGATTGGGATAAGGCGATTCTGCAGGCGTGATTCCAAGTACTGATTCTTAGCCGCAAAAAACGCAAAAGGCTCAAGAAGGCGAGCGGAGGGCGCGAGTAGTGCCCTCGTGATGCTCTTTCCTTTTTGAGCCTTTTGCGTTTTTTTGCGGCTAACCTTCAGTGATGTTGTCGCTTTCGCAGACCTATCACTTCACCGTGATCTCCAGTGCGAGCTTGTTCGCGCCTTCCTTCACCTCGTAAGTGAGTTCTTCCGCAGCATCGGGCGTGAGCTTGCTCGTGCTCATCACGCCCGTGTTGTTCGCATCTGCGATATTCGTGAGGTTTGCGGTGCTGAATGTGACCTTGAGCTTGTTCTTTCCAATGACGGCGCCGTCACGCTCGGGAAGCTGGAACTTGCCATTCATGAGACGGGCTGAGGCGACAGGCGCCACTGGATCTTCCGAGGTAAAGATGACCGTGCCCCAATTGCCCGGCGTTCCGTTGATCTTCACGGTGCCTTCCACCGCCGCGCGCTTCGCGGGCTTCAGCCAGCCGTTGTTGCGCAGCCAGTCGGTGAGGTGCTGGCTCCAGGTAGTGAGCACCGGGTCACCCAGATGCAGGCCCACGCCGTGCGGCCCTCGCTGGTAGATGTGCATCTCCGCAGGCACCTTGTTCTTGCGCAGGGCGAGGTAGAACTGCACCGCGTTCTCCGCGGGCACGACCGAGTCTTCATCCGTCTGGAAGATGAAGGTCGGCGGCGTGTTGGCGGTCACATTGAGATAGTTGCTCAGTCCGCGTGCGACCTCGTCATTGTCCTTCTGATCCCCCAGCAGGTTGTTGCGGGAACCGCGATGCATGAAGTCATCCGACATGGAGATGACCGGATAGCCGAGCACGAGAAAATCCGGACGGCTGCTCACCTTGTCGATGGGATCCTTTGCATTGGCATCGCCACTGTCGAAGAGCGTGCCCACCGTGCTGGCGAGGTGTCCGCCCGCGCTGAAGCCGATGAGGCCGATGCGGTTTGCATCCAGCTTGTACTTCTCCGCATTCGCTCGTGCGAAGCGCACCGCACGCTTCGCGTCATTCATCTCAATGGGATGATGATAGCCCTGCGAACCAAGCCGGTAGAAACACACGAACGCCGTGACACCAAGCCGGTTGAAGTACTGTGCGATCTGCTTGCCCTCGTGATCCGCAGCGAGTCCGCCATAGCCTCCACCCGGCAGCACCACCACTCCAGCTCCACAGGATGGAGCCGTGGGCAGGTAGACATCCACTCGCGGTGTGTCCTCAGGACGGGTGCCCTTCGCGCCCGGCGCACCTTCCGGCCACAGGTTGATGGTTTCCGGTGCGGCATGCAGCGATCCCGCCGCGAAGGAGACGACACCGGCAGCAATGAGGAGACGATGGAGCAATGAGGGGAGCATAAGGTTGAATTGAATTGAGAAAGACAAGAGCCCACTCAGTACGAGGAGACACGAAGAACACGTGCCGAGATCACCTCATCATACGGCGACTCTGCATAGGCTCCGCGCGACGTCTCGCGCACGTATTTGAAGATCTCCCAGGCCGATGGCCCCTCACCCGCCGCCTTCTGCGCGCCCAGTCGTGTGGCTCCCGCAGCAATGCGGTACGGCGCCGCATACATGAACTTCACCTCAAGCTGATGGTACGGGTCGAGCCGGAACCGCTCCACCCCTGTGAGCGCAGAGTCATCCCCCGGTCCGTGCTCGGGCGTGATCCGGCGCATCTTGGGGAAGGCGCGATCAAGCTGGGCCCGGGTGGCGCCCTTCCCCAGCACACCCAGTGTCTGCTTGTACTGGGCCTCGCGTTGATTCAGGTCCGCATGACGTTTCGTAGAGGAGCAGGCAGTGAGTACTGCGGCAAGAATCAGGAGGACGAAGGCTCGCATGCCCGCATCTGACCAAAACGTCCCAGCACTGGCAAGCCCGCCGCGCAACTTCTTCGCTTGGCAGAAAGGCCCGGAGCGCTAGCGTCGCGCCCATGAGCACCCTCCGCCTGTCCTCGGGAATCGGACTTCTCACAGCCGCCTTGTTGTTCACCCTGACCCCGG
Coding sequences:
- the tyrS gene encoding tyrosine--tRNA ligase — encoded protein: MNILDDLKFRGLIADYTGVPESRTDILPLPERLAAKPITLYCGFDPTADSLHVGHIVPLLALRRFQKAGHHPIAVAGGATGSIGDPSGKSAERSLLTKEQIQANVDAVRPQLAKLLDFDTKVNPARLMDNADWFGPITYLDFLRDVGKHFTVNQMVAKESVRARMEDRDVGISYTEFSYMLLQSYDYYHLAKEFNCELQIGGSDQWGNITTGIDLVRKKLGQHAYGMTLPLITKSDGTKFGKTEGGAIWLDPKRTSVYKFYQFWINTDDRDVVKYLKFFTFLPHGEITDLEKSHVDNPGARRAHQALAQSITTLIHGDVACNDAIRASEILFGGTLDGISESTLDILSEEVPTAQVTTEQLGGEGLSLVDALVTAGLSQSKGQARKDIEGGGVYLNGERAASATQKVTTDSALYGRYLLLRKGKRNYALLTL
- a CDS encoding prephenate dehydratase, giving the protein MSVSTPKRIGFLRPARLTNGYTAATRFAAHHAGRIDGMDAFTPVPFASHAEVIAAQARGDIDFGVIAIENTLDGIIVECVKDLERLFEGNQTRRTWVVWEELLPIQHFLMTQSGTLDGVEAIRSHHSAIRQCSKVLQRLKDHLNIRVEQAESTGAATVEAANEPTIGAIASREALDVYSDRLRAVDLAVLERDHQLGLEQTERLSDYANGFTRFWILGDERHLMELGTARLNGTEHTLNKTCFLFNLPNETGTLHEALGIIRRENIFLSIIYPFPRVERDFEYMFFVEVEGHIHDEAVRAVLEGINATYPQRPDSPPSCVWLGSFPNTELLKQHPEHQRGFRERYYPKEMKWGD
- the thiH gene encoding 2-iminoacetate synthase ThiH — its product is MSFVDTFNALPEQKSPLLRKLMALLEPKSPKQLEAMAAEAAALTRLHFGKTMRLFAPLYLSNECVNNCAYCGFSRDNPIFRVTLNVDQVIKEAKHLESQGFRHILLVAGEHPKFVSNGYLEECIRAIKPFIPTVGIEVGPMEQPEYERMVHAGSEGLVVYQETYDRTAYNEYHTAGPKKDFDWRLECPERGYHGGFRRIGLGALLGLADWRTEALGLAAHLEYMQNHGWKASYTIAFPRLRPAAGSFEPKFPVDDAKFIQLLCAFRLCFPQVGIVLSTRESPALRDALLPICITTMSAGSHTEPGGYTGEGRDDLHLTVKGRRVELQQKSSCDEATGQFDISDHRTPQEISDLITRRGFDPVWKDWDKAILQA
- a CDS encoding alpha/beta hydrolase, whose product is MLPSLLHRLLIAAGVVSFAAGSLHAAPETINLWPEGAPGAKGTRPEDTPRVDVYLPTAPSCGAGVVVLPGGGYGGLAADHEGKQIAQYFNRLGVTAFVCFYRLGSQGYHHPIEMNDAKRAVRFARANAEKYKLDANRIGLIGFSAGGHLASTVGTLFDSGDANAKDPIDKVSSRPDFLVLGYPVISMSDDFMHRGSRNNLLGDQKDNDEVARGLSNYLNVTANTPPTFIFQTDEDSVVPAENAVQFYLALRKNKVPAEMHIYQRGPHGVGLHLGDPVLTTWSQHLTDWLRNNGWLKPAKRAAVEGTVKINGTPGNWGTVIFTSEDPVAPVASARLMNGKFQLPERDGAVIGKNKLKVTFSTANLTNIADANNTGVMSTSKLTPDAAEELTYEVKEGANKLALEITVK